From one Actinopolyspora saharensis genomic stretch:
- a CDS encoding gluconokinase, with product MSASGTQEVVLGLDLGSTATKAVAADRAGTVLHLTERENGMRTEEPGEAVQDAAAVRDSAFAALTECVSWTQQAGYRVRALSFSTAMHSLLGLDAEGEPVTPAFHLSDSRCADVAEKLRGDWERAARLHHATGTPVHPQSVMVKLAWLTQQRRDLVEPVASWCALKDFVFTAFTGEFVTDQSLASGSGLQEMATLDWHDEALSTAGVSRQQLPEIKAPTDVLPLAAEAARATGLPEGLPVVLGAGDGPLGNLGVGAVSTGVAGLSLGTSGALRVVRDSPGVDERCRTFCYYLADGLWVSGGAVSNGAVVGQWASEAFGVDVADLLDEALQVPAGARGLVALPYLMGERAPWWEPGLTGSLIGLRRVHGRADITRALLEGVAQQLALVRDAVVETGAEVRAVRATGGGFRSRVWAEAIAAALGIELELADDSGGSALGAVLVAWRALGELDSLEEAADLVRPSRTVPPEHEAARMLRKQRGGLERLHRAVSELAPRAD from the coding sequence ATGAGCGCATCCGGAACTCAGGAGGTCGTCCTCGGCCTGGACCTCGGTTCGACGGCCACCAAGGCCGTAGCCGCCGATCGGGCCGGAACGGTGTTGCATCTGACCGAACGCGAGAACGGAATGCGCACCGAGGAGCCGGGGGAGGCCGTCCAGGACGCCGCGGCGGTGCGGGATTCCGCGTTCGCCGCGTTGACCGAGTGTGTGAGTTGGACGCAGCAGGCCGGTTACCGAGTGCGGGCGTTGTCGTTCAGCACCGCCATGCACTCGCTGCTCGGTCTCGACGCGGAGGGCGAGCCGGTGACTCCGGCTTTTCACCTGTCCGACAGTCGGTGCGCGGACGTCGCCGAGAAGCTGCGCGGTGACTGGGAGCGCGCCGCCCGGCTGCACCACGCCACCGGAACGCCGGTGCATCCCCAGTCGGTCATGGTCAAGCTGGCGTGGTTGACGCAGCAGCGTCGTGACCTCGTCGAACCGGTGGCGAGCTGGTGCGCGCTGAAGGACTTCGTGTTCACTGCGTTCACCGGCGAGTTCGTCACGGACCAGTCCCTGGCCTCGGGCAGCGGGCTGCAGGAGATGGCCACGCTGGACTGGCACGACGAGGCGTTGTCCACGGCCGGGGTGAGCAGGCAGCAGCTCCCGGAGATCAAGGCCCCGACCGATGTCCTGCCCCTGGCGGCGGAGGCCGCCCGCGCCACCGGCCTGCCGGAGGGGCTTCCGGTGGTGCTCGGCGCGGGGGACGGACCGCTGGGCAATCTCGGGGTCGGCGCGGTCAGCACCGGGGTGGCCGGTTTGTCCCTCGGGACCAGCGGGGCGTTGCGCGTGGTGCGGGACTCCCCGGGAGTGGACGAGCGCTGCCGCACGTTCTGCTACTACCTGGCGGACGGTCTGTGGGTCTCGGGAGGTGCCGTGAGCAACGGTGCCGTCGTCGGCCAGTGGGCCTCAGAGGCGTTCGGCGTGGACGTGGCCGACCTGCTGGACGAGGCCCTGCAGGTCCCCGCCGGGGCGCGCGGGCTGGTGGCGCTGCCTTATCTGATGGGCGAGCGGGCCCCGTGGTGGGAGCCGGGACTGACCGGTTCGCTGATCGGGCTGCGCCGCGTGCACGGCCGGGCCGACATCACTCGTGCCCTGCTGGAGGGAGTTGCCCAGCAGCTCGCGCTCGTGCGGGACGCGGTGGTCGAGACCGGAGCCGAGGTTCGCGCGGTCCGGGCCACCGGCGGTGGTTTCCGCAGCCGGGTCTGGGCCGAGGCCATAGCCGCCGCGCTGGGGATCGAGCTCGAGCTGGCCGACGACAGCGGGGGCTCCGCGCTGGGGGCCGTGCTGGTGGCCTGGCGTGCTCTCGGTGAGTTGGACTCGCTGGAGGAGGCGGCGGATCTGGTGCGTCCCAGCCGGACGGTTCCCCCGGAGCACGAGGCGGCGCGGATGCTGCGGAAGCAGCGCGGTGGGCTCGAGCGGCTGCACCGTGCGGTGAGCGAGCTGGCCCCGCGCGCCGACTGA
- a CDS encoding aspartate kinase, whose product MALVVQKYGGSSLESADRIKRVAERIVETRRAGNDVVVVCSAMGDTTDELLDMARQVNPEPPERELDMLLTAGERISNALVAMAIESLGEQARSLSGSQAGVITTSAHQNARIMDVTPDRVREALDEGQVVMVAGFQGVSQESKDITTLGRGGSDTTAVAVAAAMGADVCEIYTDVDGVYTADPRIAKDAKHLDRVTYEEMLELAATGAKVLHLRAVEYARRYAVPLHVRSSYSSKPGTIVSGSVEDLSVEQAMITGVAHDRSEAKVTVRGVPDSRGVAGRIFRAVADAEIDIDMVLQNVSGVASGRTDVTFTVAKSNGAEAVAELEKIKDEVGFQEVVYDDDVGKVSLVGAGMRSHPGVTAAFCEALSDSGVNIEIINTSEIRISVLVRESQLEDAVSTLHSAFELGGEEDAVVYAGSGR is encoded by the coding sequence GTGGCGCTCGTCGTCCAGAAGTACGGCGGTTCCTCACTCGAGAGTGCCGATCGGATCAAGCGGGTCGCCGAGCGGATCGTCGAGACCCGCAGGGCCGGAAACGATGTCGTGGTGGTCTGCTCGGCCATGGGCGACACCACCGACGAGCTGCTCGACATGGCTCGGCAGGTGAATCCGGAACCCCCGGAGCGCGAGCTCGACATGCTGCTGACCGCGGGTGAGCGCATCTCCAACGCGCTCGTGGCCATGGCCATCGAGTCCCTCGGTGAGCAGGCGCGATCCCTCTCGGGTTCCCAGGCGGGCGTGATCACCACGTCGGCGCACCAGAACGCGCGGATCATGGACGTCACCCCGGACAGGGTTCGGGAGGCCCTGGACGAGGGCCAGGTCGTGATGGTCGCCGGGTTCCAGGGGGTCAGCCAGGAGAGCAAGGACATCACGACCCTGGGACGCGGTGGCTCGGACACCACGGCCGTGGCGGTCGCGGCCGCGATGGGCGCGGACGTGTGCGAGATCTACACCGACGTCGACGGCGTCTACACGGCCGACCCGCGCATCGCGAAGGACGCCAAGCACCTGGACCGCGTCACCTACGAGGAGATGCTCGAACTCGCGGCCACGGGGGCCAAGGTGCTGCACCTGCGCGCCGTGGAATACGCCCGCAGGTATGCGGTTCCGCTGCACGTCCGCTCGTCGTACTCGTCCAAGCCCGGCACGATCGTGTCCGGATCAGTGGAGGACCTTTCCGTGGAACAGGCCATGATTACCGGCGTGGCGCACGACCGGTCGGAAGCCAAGGTGACCGTGCGCGGTGTCCCGGACAGCAGGGGGGTCGCGGGCAGGATCTTCCGCGCCGTCGCCGATGCCGAGATCGACATCGACATGGTGCTGCAGAACGTCTCCGGGGTGGCCTCCGGGCGTACCGACGTGACGTTCACCGTGGCGAAGAGCAACGGCGCCGAGGCGGTGGCCGAGCTGGAGAAGATCAAGGACGAGGTCGGCTTCCAGGAGGTCGTCTACGACGACGACGTCGGCAAGGTCTCGCTGGTCGGCGCGGGGATGCGCTCCCACCCCGGTGTGACCGCGGCCTTCTGCGAGGCGCTGTCCGACTCCGGGGTGAACATCGAGATCATCAACACCTCCGAGATCCGGATCTCGGTACTGGTGCGGGAATCCCAGCTCGAGGACGCGGTCAGCACGCTGCACTCCGCGTTCGAACTCGGCGGGGAGGAAGACGCCGTGGTTTACGCGGGGAGTGGTCGCTGA
- a CDS encoding GntP family permease, translating to MIAAAEPAAESTLGAGVTLAVAAGAVAVLLLMIVFLKMQPMIALLAVSIATALVLGIPLDQVMSTLNDGLGGTLAEVALIVGFGAMLGRMLEISGGASVLAEALVRRFGERRAPLALGIAALLFGFPIFLDAGVVIFLPIVFTVARRLGGSVLRYALPVVGAFAVMHAFVPPHPGPVSAAGLIGANTGLLLLVGLVVGIPTWFISGYLFGVWNGSRVFLSIPEDSTASGQDAASDKPRPSMKTVIGLLLLPLVLIFLRTGLDTLVSEDVVDSGSQAVQAAILIGQSPVALAIAVLAASVVLGLKRGMSGKEIESELTSSLSTIAAVILITGAGGMFGAVLGEAGVGNALAEGLNDAGIPLIVAAFLIAVVMRVAQGSATVALTTSAGFIAPAVTAATGVTSVDLCLIVIAIASGSTVLSHVNDSGFWLVGRLLGMDVPTTLKTWTVMETLIGVVGFLISWGLSLVL from the coding sequence GTGATCGCGGCGGCCGAGCCTGCCGCCGAGTCCACGTTGGGGGCGGGAGTCACGCTCGCCGTGGCGGCGGGGGCCGTCGCGGTGCTGTTGCTGATGATCGTCTTCCTCAAGATGCAGCCGATGATCGCGTTGCTGGCTGTCAGCATCGCCACGGCGCTGGTGCTGGGGATCCCGCTCGACCAGGTGATGAGCACCCTCAACGACGGGCTCGGGGGGACGCTCGCCGAAGTCGCCCTGATAGTCGGCTTCGGCGCGATGCTCGGTCGGATGCTGGAGATATCCGGCGGCGCCTCGGTGCTGGCCGAGGCGCTGGTACGCCGGTTCGGTGAACGGCGGGCACCGCTCGCGCTCGGGATCGCCGCGCTGCTGTTCGGCTTCCCGATCTTCCTCGACGCCGGCGTGGTCATCTTCCTGCCGATCGTGTTCACGGTCGCCCGCAGGCTCGGCGGCTCGGTGCTGCGCTACGCGCTGCCGGTGGTCGGTGCCTTCGCCGTCATGCACGCCTTCGTCCCTCCGCACCCCGGTCCGGTCTCGGCCGCGGGGCTGATCGGGGCCAACACCGGTCTGCTGCTGCTGGTCGGACTCGTCGTCGGTATCCCGACCTGGTTCATCTCCGGTTACCTCTTCGGCGTCTGGAACGGCAGTCGGGTCTTCCTGTCCATCCCGGAGGACTCCACCGCCTCGGGGCAGGACGCCGCCTCGGACAAGCCCAGGCCGAGCATGAAGACCGTCATCGGCCTGCTCCTGCTGCCGCTGGTGCTGATCTTCCTGCGCACCGGCCTCGACACGCTGGTCTCCGAGGACGTGGTCGACTCCGGGTCCCAGGCGGTGCAGGCCGCGATCCTCATCGGGCAGAGCCCGGTGGCCCTGGCCATCGCGGTGCTGGCCGCCTCGGTCGTGCTCGGCCTCAAGCGCGGCATGAGCGGCAAGGAGATCGAGAGCGAGCTCACGTCCAGCCTCTCGACGATCGCCGCCGTCATCCTGATCACCGGTGCCGGTGGCATGTTCGGCGCCGTGCTGGGCGAGGCCGGCGTGGGCAACGCGCTGGCCGAGGGGCTCAACGACGCGGGGATTCCGCTGATCGTCGCCGCCTTCCTGATCGCCGTGGTGATGCGCGTGGCGCAGGGTTCGGCGACCGTCGCGCTGACCACCTCCGCCGGTTTCATCGCTCCCGCCGTGACCGCGGCCACCGGGGTGACCTCGGTCGACCTGTGCCTGATCGTCATCGCCATCGCCTCGGGGTCGACGGTGCTGTCCCACGTCAACGACTCCGGCTTCTGGCTGGTGGGCAGGCTGCTCGGCATGGACGTGCCGACCACGCTCAAGACCTGGACCGTCATGGAGACGTTGATCGGTGTGGTCGGGTTCCTGATCTCCTGGGGGCTGTCCCTGGTGCTGTGA
- a CDS encoding aspartate-semialdehyde dehydrogenase: MSSQESGSGPTVAIVGATGAVGSVMIEIMNARESVPWGEIRLIASPRSAGSTITVRGVEHTVVALSPEAFDGVDIAMFDVPDELSAEWAPVAVERGAIAVDNSGAFRMDPEVPLVVPEVNGSAATRRPKGIVANPNCTTLSMMAALGRLHEQFGLRELVVSSYQAASGSGQEGVDRLRAELDAVAGKQVGERAGDVSEAITAAGLSEDSPFKAPLALNVVPWCGSRKEDGWTSEELKVRNESRKILGLPDLRVSATCVRVPVLTTHSLAVHAKFEREVTVEQARRSFEQAPSIVLQDDPDGPDFPTPAGVVGAEPTYVGRIRQALDFPETLDFFVCGDNLRKGAALNTYEIAETLVEAS; encoded by the coding sequence ATGTCTTCGCAGGAATCGGGAAGCGGCCCCACGGTCGCCATCGTCGGAGCCACCGGTGCGGTCGGCTCGGTCATGATCGAGATCATGAACGCCAGGGAGTCCGTCCCGTGGGGTGAGATCAGGCTCATCGCCTCGCCGCGTTCCGCGGGCAGCACCATCACGGTCCGCGGGGTCGAGCACACCGTGGTCGCCCTTTCGCCGGAGGCCTTCGACGGCGTCGACATCGCCATGTTCGACGTGCCCGACGAGCTCTCCGCGGAGTGGGCGCCGGTCGCGGTCGAGCGCGGGGCCATCGCGGTGGACAACTCCGGCGCCTTCCGGATGGATCCCGAGGTGCCGCTGGTCGTTCCCGAGGTGAACGGTTCCGCGGCCACCCGGCGTCCCAAGGGGATCGTCGCCAACCCCAACTGCACCACCCTGTCCATGATGGCCGCGCTCGGAAGGCTGCACGAGCAGTTCGGCCTCCGCGAGCTGGTGGTTTCCTCCTACCAGGCCGCGTCCGGGTCCGGTCAGGAAGGCGTGGACCGGCTGCGCGCCGAGCTCGACGCGGTCGCGGGCAAGCAGGTGGGCGAGCGCGCCGGTGACGTGTCCGAGGCGATCACTGCCGCGGGGCTGTCGGAGGACTCCCCGTTCAAGGCTCCGCTGGCGCTGAACGTCGTGCCGTGGTGCGGTTCCCGCAAGGAGGACGGCTGGACCTCCGAGGAGCTGAAGGTCCGCAACGAGTCGCGCAAGATCCTGGGGCTGCCGGACCTGAGGGTTTCGGCCACCTGCGTGCGGGTCCCGGTGCTGACCACCCACTCGCTGGCGGTGCACGCGAAGTTCGAGCGCGAGGTCACCGTGGAGCAGGCCCGGCGTTCCTTCGAGCAGGCCCCGTCGATCGTGCTGCAGGACGATCCGGACGGGCCGGACTTCCCGACGCCCGCCGGGGTCGTCGGTGCGGAGCCGACCTACGTCGGCAGGATCCGGCAGGCGCTGGACTTCCCGGAGACCCTCGACTTCTTCGTCTGCGGGGACAACCTGCGCAAGGGCGCCGCGCTGAACACCTACGAGATCGCCGAGACCCTGGTCGAGGCTTCCTGA
- a CDS encoding glycosyltransferase family 87 protein: protein MTVVSAGLLLWTLLSDVASQQTWPDHEVYRRAVHAWISGGEVLTSHAPVSNDGPLPWVYPPFALLPLTPLAVLPLKLDITLLYLVNVVALVGTLYLVLRRAVPRLGGRTALAVAVVAAQSCLLIDPVANSFGQGQINIVLMGLVAFDCLVSTPRWPRGMLIGTAAAVKLVPAAFVLLFLVRGNFRAVSSVVATFLGATLSGFVVDFGASMDYWFGQGPAAAAFGSPLRGNQSVLAVLSRTDLEPTARFVGWIVLCLLLAAATAYCAHRGSTPLAVTTIGVFSLLVSPTAWSNHWVWIVPAILLMIVHGLLDRGFPWLFAAVASILVIRAAPYTDLPAERDSMVELGVLEQLSAASYVLLGAGLVLALLVTLLAHDVSAGEPPWRNRGAAPAPTGHLGPSPARLSGAPAPPQREVEPTSSR, encoded by the coding sequence GTGACGGTGGTATCGGCGGGACTGCTTCTGTGGACGCTGCTCTCCGACGTGGCGAGTCAGCAGACCTGGCCCGATCACGAGGTTTACCGCAGAGCGGTGCACGCCTGGATCTCCGGTGGGGAGGTGCTGACCTCGCACGCCCCGGTAAGCAACGACGGTCCGCTGCCCTGGGTCTACCCCCCGTTCGCCCTGCTGCCGTTGACCCCGCTGGCCGTGCTGCCGCTCAAGCTGGACATCACGCTGCTCTACCTGGTCAACGTGGTCGCGCTGGTGGGGACGTTGTACCTGGTGCTGCGCCGCGCGGTCCCCCGGCTGGGCGGCAGGACGGCCTTGGCGGTAGCCGTCGTCGCGGCGCAGTCCTGCCTGCTGATCGACCCGGTGGCGAATTCGTTCGGGCAGGGCCAGATCAACATAGTTCTGATGGGGCTCGTGGCCTTCGACTGCCTCGTTTCCACGCCGCGTTGGCCGCGCGGAATGCTGATCGGAACAGCAGCAGCGGTGAAGCTGGTTCCGGCGGCTTTCGTGCTGCTGTTTCTGGTGCGCGGGAATTTCCGGGCGGTCTCGTCGGTCGTGGCCACTTTCCTCGGCGCCACGCTGAGCGGTTTCGTGGTGGACTTCGGCGCCTCGATGGACTACTGGTTCGGGCAGGGGCCCGCGGCCGCTGCGTTCGGCTCGCCGCTGCGCGGCAACCAGTCGGTGCTGGCCGTGCTGTCCCGCACGGATCTCGAACCGACGGCACGCTTCGTCGGCTGGATCGTGCTCTGCCTGCTGCTGGCCGCCGCGACCGCCTACTGCGCCCACCGCGGCAGCACGCCGCTGGCCGTGACGACCATCGGCGTGTTCTCCCTGCTCGTCTCACCGACGGCGTGGTCGAACCACTGGGTGTGGATCGTCCCCGCCATCCTGTTGATGATCGTGCACGGGCTGCTCGACCGCGGTTTCCCGTGGCTGTTCGCGGCCGTGGCCTCGATCCTGGTCATCAGGGCGGCACCGTACACCGATCTCCCGGCCGAACGGGACAGCATGGTCGAGCTCGGGGTGCTGGAGCAGTTGAGCGCCGCCTCCTACGTCCTGCTGGGGGCGGGGCTGGTTCTCGCGCTGCTGGTGACCCTGCTGGCCCACGACGTCTCCGCGGGCGAGCCGCCGTGGCGGAATCGCGGTGCCGCACCCGCGCCCACCGGGCACTTGGGGCCGTCCCCGGCGCGGTTGAGCGGTGCTCCCGCCCCACCGCAGCGGGAAGTCGAACCGACGAGCTCCCGGTGA
- a CDS encoding nitroreductase family protein: protein MKPADSAVPLHPLLAERWSPRALDPGTELTDKQFLALFEAARWAPSWGNTQPARFVAGRRGDETFEKLRGALSRGNHGWAGNAGALVLGVARRVNDEGEQLPYGEYGLGLAVENLVLQAGAEGLVAHQMAGFDGQAAREAFGVPEDYEPLVMIAVGAQGDAAELPDRLAEKENAPRSRMELDRIVFSGSWNEPTF, encoded by the coding sequence TTGAAACCTGCTGATTCCGCTGTTCCGCTCCACCCACTCCTCGCCGAGCGCTGGAGCCCGCGCGCGCTGGACCCGGGCACGGAACTGACCGACAAGCAGTTCCTGGCGTTGTTCGAGGCGGCGCGGTGGGCCCCCTCCTGGGGCAACACCCAGCCCGCGCGCTTCGTGGCAGGCCGTCGGGGTGACGAGACCTTCGAGAAGCTGCGCGGCGCGCTGTCCCGGGGCAACCACGGTTGGGCCGGAAACGCCGGTGCTCTGGTCCTCGGGGTCGCCAGGCGGGTCAACGACGAGGGCGAGCAGCTGCCCTACGGGGAGTACGGGCTGGGGCTGGCCGTCGAGAACCTGGTGCTGCAGGCCGGGGCGGAAGGCCTCGTGGCTCACCAGATGGCCGGTTTCGACGGGCAGGCCGCCCGGGAGGCGTTCGGCGTCCCGGAGGACTACGAACCGCTGGTGATGATCGCGGTGGGGGCGCAGGGCGACGCCGCGGAACTGCCCGACCGGCTGGCGGAGAAGGAGAACGCTCCGCGTTCCCGGATGGAACTCGACCGGATCGTGTTCAGCGGCTCCTGGAACGAACCCACGTTCTGA
- a CDS encoding dynamin family protein — translation MNAPNDDENAPTGLLGQARALLLRTMTFYRDDPRTAGWLRTRLERLSEPLRMAVTGRVKSGKSTLINALVGSELAPSDPEERTQVNTVFRYGTEPRITVHTPHGTQQTMSTGKLDPATIRDLQRWRPDEVARLVIESPSPGLQAITLIETPGVASTAVQETGRSALAQILSEADAVLYLTRHPQQTDIQFLHSVHELRVARRAPINTVLALSRADEAATGSDDSVDTAERMAAHHRQDPKVRSFAQYVVPVAGLLAQAGATLDQQRFDALLALAALPRQRLEEQLLSADRFSKATEPEELDTETRQNLLREFGLFGLQRALALLGQGTSDFARLRTALLDESRIGALQEAVHLQFVERQEALRARSVLMAVDMVLRANPRPGSRQLQGELDRLLANAHEWDELRTLSGLWSRQLRLPPGLREEAERLLGAYGPQPQARLGLPAQTQPRELVERAGAVTRRWRALASDPLFDRAHREAVRTVQRSCERMLAALCNAQ, via the coding sequence ATGAACGCACCGAACGACGACGAGAACGCCCCGACGGGACTGCTGGGGCAGGCCAGGGCGCTGCTGCTGCGGACCATGACCTTCTACCGCGACGACCCGCGCACCGCGGGTTGGCTGCGCACCCGTCTGGAGAGGTTGTCCGAACCACTCCGCATGGCCGTGACCGGCCGGGTGAAGTCGGGCAAGTCCACGCTGATCAACGCGCTGGTCGGCTCCGAACTAGCCCCGAGCGACCCCGAGGAGCGCACCCAGGTCAACACGGTGTTCCGCTACGGCACCGAACCCAGGATCACCGTGCACACCCCGCACGGGACCCAGCAGACCATGTCCACGGGCAAGCTGGACCCGGCCACCATCCGCGACCTGCAGCGCTGGCGCCCCGACGAGGTGGCCCGACTGGTGATCGAGTCCCCCTCGCCGGGGCTGCAGGCGATCACGCTGATCGAGACCCCCGGTGTCGCCTCGACGGCCGTGCAGGAGACCGGCAGGTCCGCGCTCGCGCAGATACTCTCCGAGGCCGATGCGGTCCTGTACCTGACCCGGCACCCGCAGCAGACCGACATCCAGTTCCTGCACTCGGTGCACGAGCTGCGGGTCGCGCGCAGGGCCCCGATCAACACCGTTCTCGCGCTGTCCAGGGCCGACGAAGCGGCAACCGGCAGTGACGACTCGGTGGACACCGCGGAGCGGATGGCCGCCCACCACCGGCAGGACCCGAAGGTGCGCTCCTTCGCGCAGTACGTCGTCCCCGTGGCCGGGCTGCTCGCCCAGGCCGGGGCCACGCTGGACCAGCAGCGCTTCGACGCGCTGCTCGCCCTCGCCGCGCTGCCCCGGCAACGGCTCGAGGAGCAGCTGCTGTCGGCGGACAGGTTCTCGAAGGCGACCGAGCCGGAGGAGCTCGACACCGAGACCAGGCAGAACCTGCTGCGCGAGTTCGGCCTGTTCGGGTTGCAGCGGGCCCTGGCGCTGCTCGGTCAGGGAACGAGCGACTTCGCCAGGCTGCGCACGGCGCTGCTGGACGAGAGCAGGATCGGTGCCCTGCAGGAGGCGGTGCACCTGCAGTTCGTGGAGCGCCAGGAGGCGCTGCGCGCGCGTTCGGTGCTGATGGCCGTGGACATGGTGCTGCGGGCCAACCCTCGCCCGGGGAGCAGGCAGCTCCAGGGGGAACTGGACCGGTTGCTGGCCAACGCCCACGAGTGGGACGAGCTGCGCACGCTCTCCGGGCTGTGGTCGCGGCAGCTGCGGCTGCCCCCCGGGCTGCGCGAGGAGGCCGAGAGGCTGCTGGGGGCCTACGGTCCCCAACCGCAGGCCCGGCTCGGCCTGCCGGCGCAGACCCAGCCCCGGGAGCTGGTCGAGCGCGCGGGAGCGGTCACCCGACGCTGGCGGGCGCTGGCCTCCGATCCGCTCTTCGACCGGGCGCACCGCGAAGCCGTCCGCACCGTCCAGCGCAGCTGCGAACGGATGCTGGCCGCGCTGTGCAACGCCCAGTGA
- a CDS encoding Fur family transcriptional regulator, with protein sequence MAPSTRSSGHSAASSARERLRASGLRATAPRTAVLDWLSDNPHSTADQVADAVRQHLGSVSTQAVYDVLHACTAAGLLRRIEPAGHPARFESRTADNHHHLVCRACGRTEDVDCVQGAAPCLTPSSTSGYSIDEAEIVFWGQCPDCKSAAE encoded by the coding sequence ATGGCACCCAGCACGAGATCCAGCGGTCATTCCGCAGCGAGCAGCGCACGTGAGAGGTTGCGTGCGTCCGGACTGCGGGCGACCGCGCCGCGCACGGCCGTGCTCGACTGGCTGTCGGACAATCCGCACTCGACCGCCGACCAGGTGGCCGATGCCGTGAGACAGCACCTCGGGTCGGTGTCCACCCAGGCCGTTTACGACGTGCTGCACGCGTGCACGGCCGCAGGGTTGTTGCGCAGGATCGAACCGGCCGGTCATCCGGCGCGTTTCGAGTCCCGCACAGCCGACAACCATCATCACCTGGTGTGTCGTGCTTGCGGTAGGACCGAGGACGTCGACTGCGTCCAGGGCGCGGCGCCGTGCCTGACGCCTTCGTCGACCTCCGGGTACTCCATCGACGAAGCGGAGATCGTGTTCTGGGGTCAGTGCCCCGATTGCAAGTCCGCCGCGGAGTGA
- a CDS encoding catalase, with amino-acid sequence MSSPRPTTTNAGIPVASDDHSLTAGPNGPVLLQDHYMIEKNAQFNRERVPERVVHAKGGGAFGFFETTEDVSQYTKAALFQPGVKTETLIRFSSVAGELGSPDTWRDPRGTAIKFYTSEGNFDLVGNNTPVFFIRDAIKFPDFIRSQKRRADNHLRDHDMQWDFWSQCPESAHQVTWLMGDRGIPKTWRNMNLYGSHTYLWENAKGEKFWVKYHFKTDQGHDFLTQEEADRLAGEDSDAHIRDLWSSIKSGNNPSWTLYVQVMPLEEAAEYRFNPFDLTKVWPHGDYPLIKVGRFVLNRNPENYFAQIEQAAFEPSNLVPGTGTSPDKMLQGRLFSYPDAHRYRIGPNYMDLPVNRPTAQVNSYAKDGPMRYSYGQDPVYAPNSYGGPHADTRNGSEDSAQGLEQEVVRTAYEKHAEDDDFGQAGTMVREVFSEEERQRFVNNVAGHLSKGVSQPILDRALQYWRNVDKDTGDKIAEKVQN; translated from the coding sequence GTGAGTTCGCCACGACCCACGACGACCAACGCCGGCATTCCGGTGGCCAGCGACGACCACTCGCTGACGGCAGGTCCCAACGGTCCGGTGCTGCTGCAGGACCACTACATGATCGAGAAGAACGCGCAGTTCAACCGGGAGCGGGTTCCCGAGCGCGTGGTGCACGCCAAGGGTGGTGGCGCATTCGGCTTCTTCGAGACCACCGAGGACGTGAGCCAGTACACCAAGGCTGCGCTGTTCCAGCCCGGCGTCAAGACCGAGACGCTGATCCGGTTCTCCTCGGTCGCGGGTGAGCTGGGGTCCCCCGACACCTGGCGCGACCCGCGCGGCACGGCCATCAAGTTCTACACCTCCGAGGGCAACTTCGACCTCGTGGGCAACAACACCCCGGTGTTCTTCATCAGGGACGCGATCAAGTTCCCCGACTTCATCCGCTCCCAGAAGCGCCGCGCGGACAACCACCTGCGCGACCACGACATGCAGTGGGACTTCTGGAGCCAGTGCCCCGAGTCGGCCCACCAGGTCACCTGGCTGATGGGTGACCGGGGCATCCCGAAGACCTGGCGGAACATGAACCTCTACGGCTCCCACACCTACCTGTGGGAGAACGCCAAGGGCGAGAAGTTCTGGGTCAAGTACCACTTCAAGACCGACCAGGGGCACGACTTCCTCACCCAGGAGGAGGCCGACCGGCTGGCCGGTGAGGACAGCGACGCCCACATCCGTGACCTGTGGTCCAGCATCAAGTCCGGCAACAACCCGAGCTGGACGCTGTACGTGCAGGTCATGCCGCTCGAGGAGGCCGCTGAGTACCGGTTCAACCCGTTCGACCTGACCAAGGTGTGGCCGCACGGCGACTACCCGCTGATCAAGGTCGGCCGGTTCGTGCTCAACCGCAACCCGGAGAACTACTTCGCGCAGATCGAGCAGGCCGCCTTCGAGCCGTCCAACCTGGTCCCGGGCACCGGCACCTCGCCGGACAAGATGCTGCAGGGTCGGCTGTTCTCCTACCCGGACGCCCACCGCTACCGCATCGGCCCGAACTACATGGACCTGCCGGTCAACCGGCCCACCGCACAGGTGAACTCCTACGCCAAGGACGGCCCGATGCGGTACAGCTACGGGCAGGACCCGGTGTACGCGCCGAACTCCTACGGAGGCCCGCACGCCGACACGCGCAACGGCAGCGAGGACTCCGCTCAGGGGCTCGAGCAGGAGGTCGTCCGCACGGCCTACGAGAAGCACGCCGAGGACGACGACTTCGGCCAGGCCGGGACCATGGTCCGCGAGGTCTTCAGCGAGGAGGAGCGGCAGCGCTTCGTGAACAACGTCGCGGGCCACCTGTCCAAGGGCGTCAGCCAGCCCATCCTGGACCGCGCGCTGCAGTACTGGCGGAACGTGGACAAGGACACCGGCGACAAGATCGCCGAGAAGGTCCAGAACTGA